CTGCGTTTTCTCCGCCGCCTTGCCTAGTCGTAAAAAGCTCCTCTTTTAGATTTTTTTGCAAAATTTGCAGATGAGTCCAGCATTTTTTATAGTTCATGCCTAGGATTTCGGCGGCCTTTGAGATCGAGCCGACCTCGGCGATGACGTCCAGGACTTCGGTTTTGCCCTTACCGAATATCAGCTCGCCCTCGTCGTTTTCTATCCAAGTTTTGGTTTTTACTCTCATCTTTTTTCCTTTCTTCTCCTTAAAACACCCCAGCTGGCAGTATTTTACGTCGATTTTATAGTCTTTTAGCGTCGAGCGGATCGTCTTTAGCCCCATGCCCGCAGCCGTGTCTCTAGCGTCTTTGCACAGTATTCTGCCCTTTTCGTCGGTCATCTGTTTTAGCTGCGTCATAACGGTGTATTTACCGCGTCCGTTTTCCAGCCCGCCAAACTGCCCTAGCTCGCAGTTGTCGATCTTTACGCCCATTTTTTCGGCCTCGTCGCTAACCAGCCCGACCTCTACGCCTAGTTTTGAGGCGATCTTAAACGCCGCGCCGCAGTCTAGCCTGCCTTTTGGATTTAGCAGTTTTGCGATCAGTTCGCGGATTTGCTCACTCATAGATTCTCTCCGCGCCGCTATATACGTTTATGTTTTCGCCGCGAGCAAAGCCGCATAGCGTGAGGTTAAATTTACGCGCTATCACGACGCCAAGGCTAGTCGGAGCCGTGCGCGAGACGAGCACAGGGATGCCGTGCATGACGGCCTTTGCGACCATTTCGGAGCTGAGCCTGCCGCTCACCATCAAAAACGAATTTTGTAGCTGCGAGCCTGCTAGTATAGCTTTGCCGACGGCCTTATCTATGGTGTTGTGCTGAGCGATATCCTCGCCGATGTAAAACTGCTCGCCGCTAACAAAAAGCTTAGCCGTATGCACACAGCCAGTCATCTCGTAAAGCTCGCACTGCGTGTAAAACTGCCCCATCTGGCGCAAAATTTCGTCTTTGTTAAATTTGACGTCGGCCTTTATGGAACGCGCCGCCATAGCCTCAGGGTCGATGTTTGCCGTTGAGCTACGCCCGCAGCCGCTGATTATCACCTTTTCCTCGTCAAACTGCTCGAGGCGTTTTTCGTTTATTTTAGCCTTTATCCGCACGCTTAAAGCGTCGCTTGAGAGCTCTATACTCTCGATATCCTCAGGGCTTGCGATCAAATTTTCGCTGATGAGATAGCCCGCAGCCAGAGCCTCCTGATCGGTCGGAGTCGCCATGAGCGCGCCGAAACGCTTGCCGTTTATGTAGATCTCAAGCTTGATCTCGCGCACCAAAATATCATCAACGGCGCTTTTTTGCGCGCCTTTAAATTTGGTGATTTGGGTCGTAAAAATAGGTTGCATTATTTTCCTTAATTTTTGCGAAATGATAGCTTGAAAATCTAAATTTAAGATTTGATTGTAGTGAATTATTGCTTAAATCAAGCAAAAACTTAAACGTATTTTAGCGCGTTTTTATCGGTATCTGATGATGATTTGTATATGCGAATTTAGCATATATCTTAAGATATTTTTGACCACGATTTTATCATTATCTATTATTTGCATAAGAAATGAAGGAATAATAAAAAATAGCATAAGGCTAGAACGAGATCGCACATAACTTGCTGCATATGTAGATTAAATTTTGAAAAATTATAAATATAATTTGCGGCCTGACGTAAGACCGAGAAGGAAATTTATATTATAGAGTCGAGTCAAAAAACTAATTTTATCAAGCCGTATTTTACTGTTATATGGCCCGTGCATGACTCAAACACGCCGACCGTATATAAAAAGCCCTTAATTATATTCATTAAGGGCTTTTTATATGAAAACTTAGACATTTTGCCGATGAAAAATCATTTTCGAGCGATAAAGTTTCGTCTAAGTTTTTATATTTTTCTTTTGCTCGGTCAAAGAAAAATATCGGCCGTCTGCCAAGACCTTACAGCAAACTCATTTGAGTTTGCTAAGTAAGTATTAACATATTATCATATGTAGGGGTTGTTTGTTCTTAATATTTTGATAAATGATATCAAGTTCTAAGACTGTATGATGGAATTAGAAGCTATTGTTTTTTATTAAGTTAAAGTAAATTTTGGTTTATATGGAAATTTACTTTTATTTTTTTATTTGGTATTTTAGCACAAATTTTCAAAATTAAGATGTTGCTAGTTTCCTTATAACATAAATAAAGATTAAAGTATAGATTGTTTTTTAGCAAGAAATAAGAATCAAAAAGAAGAGTATTTTGTGCGGGGTTAAGATTATTTGACAAAACAAGCATCGCTATAATACAGCCGTATTCGTTTTTGCAGTCGTATTAAAACCTTCGATTTGGTTATGTTTTAAATATGTCCATGCTATAAGAGCCTTATTTTTCCAAATCCCAACTATCGTATCCGTAAGAATTCCGTCTTGAGAACCGACAAAGCTTAATATTTTTCTCTTCTGTATCGGTTTGAGTATTTATTAGAATTAATCTCACTTAAACTATCGCCACTCTTTTACCGCAAGCTTTTATGTAGTTAAAGAACGTTTTATACTTGATATTATACGCTCCGCTTTCTATTCTAGCTACGGCAGACTGAGTTATGCCCATCCTTTGAGCTACTTCGCTTTGAGTTAGTCCAGCCTCGTTTCTGGCGTCTATTAAAGCTTCTATGGCTTTATATTCGTCCTCCAGCGCATCGTATTGCGCTTTAAATTCCGGATTTTTTAGCTCTTCTTTTAAAACTTCTCTAAAATTAACGGTTCCCATCTCTAAATTCCTTTAATCTTTGTTCTGCCAAATTTAGTATACTTTTAGGCGTTTTTTGCGTTTTTTTAACAAAAGTTAGCAGGATTATTATCATTTTGCCGATTTCATAACAATATATGCTTCTAGTTATACCTTCATCAGACTTTATGCGTATCTCAAATAGTCCGCCTTTTAGGCTTTTGGTATACGGCTCTCCTAAGCTATTGCCTCTAGTTTCTAAAAGCTCGAACATTTTATAGCCTCTTTGTCCAAGTCCTACGGGTAATCCTAAGAACTCATCTTTTATGGCTTCGTTTGCAAATTCTATGCTCCACATCGTAACCCTTTTATGTGACTAAGTCTTATTATACCATATATGATATAAAATGCAGTTTGTTTTATATGCTTATTGCTAAATAAACAACTTGATATAAAATTATTCATAAAGCCTCTCCACCATCTCTCTTCCGCTACCTGGCATCAGCTTAGCTTATCTTAGGGTGTGATTGATATCCGAGTGATTCATTAGCTTTTTTATCGTTAGTATCGGAGTGCCCTTTATGGCAAGATGCGAAGCGAATGTATGTCTAAGCGTATGGATAACTACTCTATTAGTAGCATCTCTTATATCTAAATTTTGATTAAAAAGCTTATTAAGTAGCGGCTGCAAGACGTTTTGAATAGTAGCTTTTGGTTTATTTACCAAAAAGTTGTTCGGGGATAGGGCAGTATAAATTTGATTGATCATCTCCAAAGCCCTTTTGCTTAAAAACCCCGTATACGTGCTCTTTGTCTTAAAATCACTTATGGTGACCGACTTGGTAGATAGTGCTAAATCCTTTTTCTTGATATTTAAAATTCCTTCTAATCTAGCTCCCGTACATAAAGCAAGCTCAACGAATAGCCCTAGGGCGAAGTCTTCTTTGACAGCTACTTCTTTGCGCAAAAGTTCTATCTCTATAAGCTCTAAAAACCTTTCTCGTTTGTTGTTTGGCTTTTTTAGCTCTATCTTATATGGGCTAATATGATTAATAAGATCATTTTTTATAGCGTGGTTAAAAATCGTCCTAACGATACCCATGATGGCGTCGATCCTGGATTGCGACAGCTTTCGTTTTGTTTTAGGTGAGATTATTTGAGAAATATCTTTATGATGCTTATTTATCATCTCGGGCGTCATTTGCGTCGTGGCTAGACCGCCTAACTTATCCTTATGGTAAATTTCATAATCCCTTCGTTGCTCTTTTATATTGATGGCGTTACCCGGTTCTTTTTCTAGTTTAAAACTAAAAAAGGCATCTGATAT
Above is a genomic segment from Campylobacter concisus containing:
- a CDS encoding winged helix-turn-helix domain-containing protein translates to MSEQIRELIAKLLNPKGRLDCGAAFKIASKLGVEVGLVSDEAEKMGVKIDNCELGQFGGLENGRGKYTVMTQLKQMTDEKGRILCKDARDTAAGMGLKTIRSTLKDYKIDVKYCQLGCFKEKKGKKMRVKTKTWIENDEGELIFGKGKTEVLDVIAEVGSISKAAEILGMNYKKCWTHLQILQKNLKEELFTTRQGGGENAGTTLNERAHELINAYRQLQNDIEDFADKRFKELFLKKDGEKKDSTKDDAKDKKK
- the fdhD gene encoding formate dehydrogenase accessory sulfurtransferase FdhD, translating into MQPIFTTQITKFKGAQKSAVDDILVREIKLEIYINGKRFGALMATPTDQEALAAGYLISENLIASPEDIESIELSSDALSVRIKAKINEKRLEQFDEEKVIISGCGRSSTANIDPEAMAARSIKADVKFNKDEILRQMGQFYTQCELYEMTGCVHTAKLFVSGEQFYIGEDIAQHNTIDKAVGKAILAGSQLQNSFLMVSGRLSSEMVAKAVMHGIPVLVSRTAPTSLGVVIARKFNLTLCGFARGENINVYSGAERIYE
- a CDS encoding helix-turn-helix domain-containing protein, with the translated sequence MGTVNFREVLKEELKNPEFKAQYDALEDEYKAIEALIDARNEAGLTQSEVAQRMGITQSAVARIESGAYNIKYKTFFNYIKACGKRVAIV
- a CDS encoding type II toxin-antitoxin system RelE/ParE family toxin, translated to MWSIEFANEAIKDEFLGLPVGLGQRGYKMFELLETRGNSLGEPYTKSLKGGLFEIRIKSDEGITRSIYCYEIGKMIIILLTFVKKTQKTPKSILNLAEQRLKEFRDGNR
- a CDS encoding tyrosine-type recombinase/integrase, encoding MPDSITKKITAKNNKNSLKFDEISDAFFSFKLEKEPGNAINIKEQRRDYEIYHKDKLGGLATTQMTPEMINKHHKDISQIISPKTKRKLSQSRIDAIMGIVRTIFNHAIKNDLINHISPYKIELKKPNNKRERFLELIEIELLRKEVAVKEDFALGLFVELALCTGARLEGILNIKKKDLALSTKSVTISDFKTKSTYTGFLSKRALEMINQIYTALSPNNFLVNKPKATIQNVLQPLLNKLFNQNLDIRDATNRVVIHTLRHTFASHLAIKGTPILTIKKLMNHSDINHTLR